A genomic window from Enoplosus armatus isolate fEnoArm2 chromosome 18, fEnoArm2.hap1, whole genome shotgun sequence includes:
- the fubp3 gene encoding far upstream element-binding protein 3 isoform X2, which translates to MMMMAELVQGQASVAQPGTKDDFADTIRRVRQLTNNETAHHSQHLMAAKMGGDQMPNMNSSSPVLDPSLYGFGGQKRSLDNGGNHLGAMVHQRALATEDFKVPDKMVGFIIGKGGEQISRIQLESGCKIQIASDSGGMLDRPCTLTGSPENIDQAKRLLTEIVEQCRYGPGFHSEMDGNSSIQQILIPANKVGLVIGKGGETIKQLQERTGVQMIMIQDDPMPTGADKPLRITGDPHKVQQARELVVKLIRDKDQGDFRVGRADFGSKMGGSSLDVVVPRFAVGIIIGRNGEMIKKIQNDAGVRIQFKQDDGVSPDRVAQVMGQPDHCHHAVHLINELVQTAQERDGFGGIVGRRGRGDCNMGGPGGLQEVTYAVPADKCGLVIGKGGETIKNIKEQSRAHVELQRNPPPNTDPNVRIFSIRGTPQQLEKARQLIDERIGGPGMGGNSSFGMNPYNQGPTTPPQHGPQTFMTGGWGTTFQIWQPQGQQDHSHNGSQTGQMDWEQYYKKLGQQNQAQSTAPEYNKAWGQTTGPGSQQTSNPDYNAWVDFYRQPMAYFNQGAQQTQAPSLQDH; encoded by the exons atgatgatgatggcggaGCTGGTTCAGGGACAGGCCTCGGTGGCTCAGCCCGGAACGAAAGATGACTTCGCAGACACGATACGCCGGGTCCGACAG TTGACAAATAACGAAACTGCACATCACAGCCAACATCTG ATGGCTGCTAAGATGGGAGGAGACCAGATGCCCAACATGAACAGTTCCTCTCCGGTCCTAGACCCGTCCCTCTACGGCTTTGGAGGCCAAAAACGTTCACTAGACAATGGAG GGAACCACCTCGGTGCAATGGTACATCAAAG GGCTCTTGCGACCGAAGACTTCAAAGTGCCTGATAAGATGGTGGGATTCA TCAttggaaaaggaggagagcagaTCTCAAGAATTCAGCTGGAATCAGGTTGTAAGATCCAGATTGCTTCAG ACAGTGGAGGCATGTTGGACAGGCCCTGCACGCTGACCGGAAGCCCAGAGAACATCGA TCAGGCCAAGAGGCTGTTGACTGAGATTGTGGAGCAGTGTCGGTATGGTCCAGGCTTCCACAGTGAGATGGATGGCAACAGTTCCATCCAGCAGATCCTCATCCCTGCCAACAAAGTCGGCCTGGTCATCGGCAAAGGAGGAGAGACCATCAAGCAACTGCAG GAGAGAACAGGAGTGCAGATGATAATGATTCAGGATGACCCCATGCCCACTGGAGCAGACAAGCCCCTGAGAATCACTGGGGATCCCCACAAAGTGCAG CAAGCTCGTGAACTTGTGGTGAAGCTCATCCGAGACAAGGACCAAGGAGACTTCAGGGTTGGCAGGGCAGACTTTGGATCCAAAATGGGGGGAAGCAGTCTGGAT GTGGTGGTGCCCAGATTTGCCGTCGGCATCATCATCGGCAGGAACGGAGAGATGATCAAGAAGATTCAGAATGATGCGGGGGTCAGGATCCAGTTTAAACAAG ATGATGGCGTCAGCCCTGACCGAGTTGCTCAGGTGATGGGCCAGCCCGACCACTGCCACCACGCAGTCCACCTCATCAATGAACTGGTTCAAACTGCTCAG GAGCGTGATGGGTTTGGAGGTATAGTGGGACGTCGAGGACGAGGTGACTGCAACATGGGAGGGCCTGGAGGACTGCAGGAGGTGACCTATGCAGTACCTGCTGACAAGTGTGGACTAGTGATTGGCAAAG GTGGAGAAACCATCAAGAACATCAAAGAGCAGTCTCGTGCCCATGTGGAGCTCCAGAGAAACCCGCCGCCCAACACCGACCCCAACGTGCGCATCTTCTCCATCCGAGGAACCCCTCAGCAGTTGGAAAAGGCCCGCCAGCTGATCGATGAGAGAATTGGG GGCCCAGGAATGGGGGGCAACAGCAGCTTCGGTATGAATCCCTACAACCAAGGACCAACCACTCCTCCTCAACA TGGGCCTCAGACGTTCATGACTGGAGGATGGGGTACAACTTTTCAAATATGGCAGCCTCAAGGCCAACAGGACCACA GTCACAATGGATCCCAGACGGGCCAGATGGACTGGGAGCAGTATTATAAAAAGCTAG GTCAGCAGAACCAAGCTCAGAGCACTGCTCCTGAATACAACAAAGCTTGGG gcCAGACAACTGGTCCTGGATCTCAGCAGACCTCTAATCCTGACTACAACGCCTGGGTCGATTTCTACAGACAGCCCATGGCCTACTTCAACCAGGGCGCACAGCAGACACAAGCCCCGAGTCTTCAG GATCATTAG
- the fubp3 gene encoding far upstream element-binding protein 3 isoform X3: MMMMAELVQGQASVAQPGTKDDFADTIRRVRQMAAKMGGDQMPNMNSSSPVLDPSLYGFGGQKRSLDNGVGNHLGAMVHQRALATEDFKVPDKMVGFIIGKGGEQISRIQLESGCKIQIASDSGGMLDRPCTLTGSPENIDQAKRLLTEIVEQCRYGPGFHSEMDGNSSIQQILIPANKVGLVIGKGGETIKQLQERTGVQMIMIQDDPMPTGADKPLRITGDPHKVQQARELVVKLIRDKDQGDFRVGRADFGSKMGGSSLDVVVPRFAVGIIIGRNGEMIKKIQNDAGVRIQFKQDDGVSPDRVAQVMGQPDHCHHAVHLINELVQTAQERDGFGGIVGRRGRGDCNMGGPGGLQEVTYAVPADKCGLVIGKGGETIKNIKEQSRAHVELQRNPPPNTDPNVRIFSIRGTPQQLEKARQLIDERIGGPGMGGNSSFGMNPYNQGPTTPPQHGPQTFMTGGWGTTFQIWQPQGQQDHSHNGSQTGQMDWEQYYKKLGQQNQAQSTAPEYNKAWGQTTGPGSQQTSNPDYNAWVDFYRQPMAYFNQGAQQTQAPSLQDH, translated from the exons atgatgatgatggcggaGCTGGTTCAGGGACAGGCCTCGGTGGCTCAGCCCGGAACGAAAGATGACTTCGCAGACACGATACGCCGGGTCCGACAG ATGGCTGCTAAGATGGGAGGAGACCAGATGCCCAACATGAACAGTTCCTCTCCGGTCCTAGACCCGTCCCTCTACGGCTTTGGAGGCCAAAAACGTTCACTAGACAATGGAG TAGGGAACCACCTCGGTGCAATGGTACATCAAAG GGCTCTTGCGACCGAAGACTTCAAAGTGCCTGATAAGATGGTGGGATTCA TCAttggaaaaggaggagagcagaTCTCAAGAATTCAGCTGGAATCAGGTTGTAAGATCCAGATTGCTTCAG ACAGTGGAGGCATGTTGGACAGGCCCTGCACGCTGACCGGAAGCCCAGAGAACATCGA TCAGGCCAAGAGGCTGTTGACTGAGATTGTGGAGCAGTGTCGGTATGGTCCAGGCTTCCACAGTGAGATGGATGGCAACAGTTCCATCCAGCAGATCCTCATCCCTGCCAACAAAGTCGGCCTGGTCATCGGCAAAGGAGGAGAGACCATCAAGCAACTGCAG GAGAGAACAGGAGTGCAGATGATAATGATTCAGGATGACCCCATGCCCACTGGAGCAGACAAGCCCCTGAGAATCACTGGGGATCCCCACAAAGTGCAG CAAGCTCGTGAACTTGTGGTGAAGCTCATCCGAGACAAGGACCAAGGAGACTTCAGGGTTGGCAGGGCAGACTTTGGATCCAAAATGGGGGGAAGCAGTCTGGAT GTGGTGGTGCCCAGATTTGCCGTCGGCATCATCATCGGCAGGAACGGAGAGATGATCAAGAAGATTCAGAATGATGCGGGGGTCAGGATCCAGTTTAAACAAG ATGATGGCGTCAGCCCTGACCGAGTTGCTCAGGTGATGGGCCAGCCCGACCACTGCCACCACGCAGTCCACCTCATCAATGAACTGGTTCAAACTGCTCAG GAGCGTGATGGGTTTGGAGGTATAGTGGGACGTCGAGGACGAGGTGACTGCAACATGGGAGGGCCTGGAGGACTGCAGGAGGTGACCTATGCAGTACCTGCTGACAAGTGTGGACTAGTGATTGGCAAAG GTGGAGAAACCATCAAGAACATCAAAGAGCAGTCTCGTGCCCATGTGGAGCTCCAGAGAAACCCGCCGCCCAACACCGACCCCAACGTGCGCATCTTCTCCATCCGAGGAACCCCTCAGCAGTTGGAAAAGGCCCGCCAGCTGATCGATGAGAGAATTGGG GGCCCAGGAATGGGGGGCAACAGCAGCTTCGGTATGAATCCCTACAACCAAGGACCAACCACTCCTCCTCAACA TGGGCCTCAGACGTTCATGACTGGAGGATGGGGTACAACTTTTCAAATATGGCAGCCTCAAGGCCAACAGGACCACA GTCACAATGGATCCCAGACGGGCCAGATGGACTGGGAGCAGTATTATAAAAAGCTAG GTCAGCAGAACCAAGCTCAGAGCACTGCTCCTGAATACAACAAAGCTTGGG gcCAGACAACTGGTCCTGGATCTCAGCAGACCTCTAATCCTGACTACAACGCCTGGGTCGATTTCTACAGACAGCCCATGGCCTACTTCAACCAGGGCGCACAGCAGACACAAGCCCCGAGTCTTCAG GATCATTAG
- the fubp3 gene encoding far upstream element-binding protein 3 isoform X1: MMMMAELVQGQASVAQPGTKDDFADTIRRVRQLTNNETAHHSQHLMAAKMGGDQMPNMNSSSPVLDPSLYGFGGQKRSLDNGVGNHLGAMVHQRALATEDFKVPDKMVGFIIGKGGEQISRIQLESGCKIQIASDSGGMLDRPCTLTGSPENIDQAKRLLTEIVEQCRYGPGFHSEMDGNSSIQQILIPANKVGLVIGKGGETIKQLQERTGVQMIMIQDDPMPTGADKPLRITGDPHKVQQARELVVKLIRDKDQGDFRVGRADFGSKMGGSSLDVVVPRFAVGIIIGRNGEMIKKIQNDAGVRIQFKQDDGVSPDRVAQVMGQPDHCHHAVHLINELVQTAQERDGFGGIVGRRGRGDCNMGGPGGLQEVTYAVPADKCGLVIGKGGETIKNIKEQSRAHVELQRNPPPNTDPNVRIFSIRGTPQQLEKARQLIDERIGGPGMGGNSSFGMNPYNQGPTTPPQHGPQTFMTGGWGTTFQIWQPQGQQDHSHNGSQTGQMDWEQYYKKLGQQNQAQSTAPEYNKAWGQTTGPGSQQTSNPDYNAWVDFYRQPMAYFNQGAQQTQAPSLQDH, from the exons atgatgatgatggcggaGCTGGTTCAGGGACAGGCCTCGGTGGCTCAGCCCGGAACGAAAGATGACTTCGCAGACACGATACGCCGGGTCCGACAG TTGACAAATAACGAAACTGCACATCACAGCCAACATCTG ATGGCTGCTAAGATGGGAGGAGACCAGATGCCCAACATGAACAGTTCCTCTCCGGTCCTAGACCCGTCCCTCTACGGCTTTGGAGGCCAAAAACGTTCACTAGACAATGGAG TAGGGAACCACCTCGGTGCAATGGTACATCAAAG GGCTCTTGCGACCGAAGACTTCAAAGTGCCTGATAAGATGGTGGGATTCA TCAttggaaaaggaggagagcagaTCTCAAGAATTCAGCTGGAATCAGGTTGTAAGATCCAGATTGCTTCAG ACAGTGGAGGCATGTTGGACAGGCCCTGCACGCTGACCGGAAGCCCAGAGAACATCGA TCAGGCCAAGAGGCTGTTGACTGAGATTGTGGAGCAGTGTCGGTATGGTCCAGGCTTCCACAGTGAGATGGATGGCAACAGTTCCATCCAGCAGATCCTCATCCCTGCCAACAAAGTCGGCCTGGTCATCGGCAAAGGAGGAGAGACCATCAAGCAACTGCAG GAGAGAACAGGAGTGCAGATGATAATGATTCAGGATGACCCCATGCCCACTGGAGCAGACAAGCCCCTGAGAATCACTGGGGATCCCCACAAAGTGCAG CAAGCTCGTGAACTTGTGGTGAAGCTCATCCGAGACAAGGACCAAGGAGACTTCAGGGTTGGCAGGGCAGACTTTGGATCCAAAATGGGGGGAAGCAGTCTGGAT GTGGTGGTGCCCAGATTTGCCGTCGGCATCATCATCGGCAGGAACGGAGAGATGATCAAGAAGATTCAGAATGATGCGGGGGTCAGGATCCAGTTTAAACAAG ATGATGGCGTCAGCCCTGACCGAGTTGCTCAGGTGATGGGCCAGCCCGACCACTGCCACCACGCAGTCCACCTCATCAATGAACTGGTTCAAACTGCTCAG GAGCGTGATGGGTTTGGAGGTATAGTGGGACGTCGAGGACGAGGTGACTGCAACATGGGAGGGCCTGGAGGACTGCAGGAGGTGACCTATGCAGTACCTGCTGACAAGTGTGGACTAGTGATTGGCAAAG GTGGAGAAACCATCAAGAACATCAAAGAGCAGTCTCGTGCCCATGTGGAGCTCCAGAGAAACCCGCCGCCCAACACCGACCCCAACGTGCGCATCTTCTCCATCCGAGGAACCCCTCAGCAGTTGGAAAAGGCCCGCCAGCTGATCGATGAGAGAATTGGG GGCCCAGGAATGGGGGGCAACAGCAGCTTCGGTATGAATCCCTACAACCAAGGACCAACCACTCCTCCTCAACA TGGGCCTCAGACGTTCATGACTGGAGGATGGGGTACAACTTTTCAAATATGGCAGCCTCAAGGCCAACAGGACCACA GTCACAATGGATCCCAGACGGGCCAGATGGACTGGGAGCAGTATTATAAAAAGCTAG GTCAGCAGAACCAAGCTCAGAGCACTGCTCCTGAATACAACAAAGCTTGGG gcCAGACAACTGGTCCTGGATCTCAGCAGACCTCTAATCCTGACTACAACGCCTGGGTCGATTTCTACAGACAGCCCATGGCCTACTTCAACCAGGGCGCACAGCAGACACAAGCCCCGAGTCTTCAG GATCATTAG